In one Rutidosis leptorrhynchoides isolate AG116_Rl617_1_P2 chromosome 8, CSIRO_AGI_Rlap_v1, whole genome shotgun sequence genomic region, the following are encoded:
- the LOC139862303 gene encoding protein PIN-LIKES 7-like: MGFWSLFETASMPILEVLLVSAVGAVMATDYFNLLSNDTRKSLNKIVFVAFTPSLIFASLAKTVTLEEIISWWFMPINIGITFICGGMLGWIAAKLIKPKPHLEGLLIAMCSTGNLGNILLIIVPAICTEGGSPFGEHSVCKSKGLSYSSFSMAFGSFCIWTYTFQLLKNSSSRYTKLIETEDSSHEPNKESDANEKTHLLNGETQEYIDVVVPLSYSTSDDTQIQPSLVKGLVSKEEKKIGSFSSKLTDILHSMLKELMAPPNLGSIVGFVFGATPWLKKLVIGDDAPLRVIQDSITLLGDGTIPCITLILGGNLIQGLRKASIKPIIIIAIICVRYVILPIVGILVIKAATNLGLLPSDPLFNFVLLIQYTVPPATNISTMTQLFNVGQEECSVLIMWSYLAAAFALTGWSTVFMWILT, from the exons ATGGGGTTTTGGTCATTGTTTGAGACGGCGTCCATGCCGATATTGGAGGTGTTGTTAGTAAGCGCAGTAGGAGCAGTTATGGCCACTGATTACTTTAATCTTCTATCTAATGACACACGAAAGTCGCTCAACAAG ATTGTGTTTGTGGCCTTTACTCCATCGCTTATTTTCGCTAGTCTTGCAAAGACCGTTACGCTTGAAGAGATTATCTCATG GTGGTTTATGCCAATAAATATTGGAATAACATTTATTTGTGGGGGTATGTTGGGATGGATAGCAGCAAAACTAATAAAACCAAAGCCACATTTGGAAGGACTCTTGATAGCTATGTGCTCCACAG GAAATCTGGGAAATATTCTTTTGATAATTGTCCCTGCGATATGCACCGAAGGTGGCAGCCCTTTTGGAGAGCATAGTGTCTGTAAATCTAAGGGACTTTCTTATTCATCCTTCTCCATGGCA TTTGGCAGTTTTTGCATATGGACATACACTTTCCAGTTATTAAAGAACTCGAGTTCAAGGTACACCAAATTGATAGAAACAGAGGATTCCTCACATGAACCCAACAAAGAGTCGGATGCTAATGAAAAAACTCATCTTCTAAATGGAGAAACCCAAGAATATATTGATGTGGTTGTCCCTTTATCATACTCAACTAGTGATGACACACAAATCCAACCA AGTTTGGTTAAAGGATTGGTGAGCAAAGAAGAGAAAAAAATAGGATCATTTTCAAGTAAATTAACAGATATACTTCATAGTATGTTAAAGGAACTGATGGCCCCTCCAAACCTTGGTTCT ATTGTAGGATTTGTCTTTGGGGCAACTCCATGGTTAAAAAAGCTTGTGATTGGCGACGATGCTCCTTTACGAGTGATCCAAGATTCTATCACGCTACTTGG GGATGGAACCATACCTTGCATCACTCTTATTCTAGGAGGTAACCTAATACAAG GTTTGAGGAAGGCAAGCATCAAACCTATAATTATAATCGCAATCATCTGTGTACGTTACGTGATTCTTCCCATTGTCGGAATCCTGGTGATTAAAGCAGCGACTAATCTTGGATTACTACCCTCAGACCCACTCTTCAATTTTGTGCTATTGATTCAGTACACTGTGCCTCCTGCCACGAATATCA GTACGATGACACAGTTGTTCAATGTGGGGCAAGAGGAGTGTTCAGTGTTGATTATGTGGAGTTATTTAGCTGCAGCATTCGCACTTACCGGATGGTCAACAGTGTTCATGTGGATCTTAACATGA
- the LOC139862302 gene encoding exosome complex exonuclease RRP44 homolog A-like: MLQSKSFMRKTRGGKITKVVREHYLRDDIYCGASFCKSCDTKGARFTSPDSTILVLDTNVVLNQIDLLENTAIDDVVVLSVVMDEVKNKNSGVYNRLRALTSNPLRRFFVFSNEHHKDTYVKGMTGESPNDRNDRAIRVASQWYQNHLGGPTRILLITNDRENKRKATEEGIVAETVESYVKSLGQPALLDLLVQPHSSEDMEIEDLRPSKKKVLYNEHKPMSEITAGIRCGIYHQGKLRVNRYNPFEAYVGSESIGDEIIIFGRGNMNRAFDGDIVAVELLPQDQWHNEKSLHIAEDDEEEDDGVHLAPNSADDAPRIANPAQGSSENLNNASSRPSGRVVGIIKRNWHAYCGSLEPMPMPAGNAGIAHALFVSKDRRYPKIRIQTRQLGNLLDKRIIVSVDTWDVQSRYPSGHYVRTIGDIGDRETETEVVLIENDIDARPFSSQVLACLPPLPWSVSSEDLSNPIRQDLRHLRIFSVDPPGCKDIDDALHCTSLPNGNFEVGVHIADVTNFVHPGTPLDTEATQRGTSTYLVERRIDMLPKPLTEDICSLRADVERLAFSVIWEMTPDTHVISTRYTKSVIKSCAALSYVEAQARMDDSRLMDPVTVDLRNMNMLAKIMRQKRIERGAITLASAEVKFQVDTETHDPLDVGMYQIREANQMVEEFMLAANVAVAEQILKNFPQCSLLRRHPSPTKEMLEPLLRTAASVGLDLDVSSSKALADSLDRAVGDDPYFNKLIRILATRCMTQAVYFCSGDLTPPEFHHYGLAAPLYTHFTSPIRRYADVIVHRLLAASLGIYKLPTIFQDQPQLTSIADNLNYRHRNAQMASRSSIELHTIIFFRKRPTDTEARIVKIRANGFIVFVPKYGIEGPVYLTMRGEKGGGEWVVDEQQQRIKKIDGSVSYGVLQTVQIHMEVVEPQPNRPKLQLTLI; encoded by the exons ATGTTGCAGAGCAAGTCGTTCATGCGCAAAACAAGAGGAGGCAAAATTACTAAA GTTGTTAGAGAACATTATCTTAGAGATGATATATACTGTGGAGCTTCATTTTGTAAAAGTTGTGATACTAAAGGTGCTCGTTTCACTTCCCCTGATTCCACAATCCTTGTTCTTGATACCAATGTTGTTCTTAATCAG ATTGATTTGCTTGAGAACACAGCAATCGATGATGTTGTGGTGCTGTCTGTGGTGATGGATGAGGTTAAGAACAAGAATTCTGGAGTTTATAACAGACTGCGCGCGTTAACTAGTAACCCGTTAAGAAGATTTTTTGTATTTTCTAATGAGCACCATAA GGACACATATGTGAAGGGTATGACTGGCGAGAGTCCAAATGATCGTAATGACAGAG CTATAAGGGTCGCATCACAATGGTACCAGAACCATCTAGGTGGTCCCACAAGAATATTATTGATCACAAACGACCGGGAAAATAAAAGAAAGGCTACTGAAGAGGGAATTGTTGCAGAGACCG TTGAGTCGTACGTGAAATCACTTGGTCAGCCAGCTCTTCTTGATCTACTTGTTCAACCCCATTCTTCTGAGGATATGGAAATTGAAGATTTAAGGCCGTCTAAGAAAAAAGTTCTATATAATGAG CATAAGCCCATGTCAGAGATTACAGCTGGAATACGCTGTGGAATATACCATCAAGGAAAACTTCGTGTTAACCGTTACAATCCATTCGAGGCGTATGTTGGAAGTGAGAGTATCGGTGATGAAATAATAATATTTGGTCGTGGAAATATGAATAGAGCTTTTGATGGAGATATAGTGGCTGTCGAACTATTGCCTCAAGATCAATGGCACAATGAAAAATCACTACATATAGCTGAAGATG atgaagaagaagatgatggtgTTCACCTTGCACCAAACAGTGCTGATGATGCTCCAAGAATCGCAAATCCTGCACAAGGATCTTCTGAAAATTTGAATAATGCTTCTTCTCGTCCTTCTGGACGTGTTGTCGGCATTATAAAGCGCAATTGGCATGC TTATTGTGGTTCTTTAGAGCCAATGCCGATGCCAGCTGGCAATGCTGGTATTGCCCATGCTCTTTTTGTGTCCAAGGATCGAAGATATCCTAAGATACGAATTCAGACTCGGCAACTCGGGAATCTTCTAGACAAAAGAATTATTGTTTCGGTTGATACTTGGGATGTTCAATCCCGATACCCTTCTGGTCATTACGTTCGCACAATAGGAGATATCGGAGACCGTGAAACCGAGACTGAG GTCGTGTTAATAGAGAATGATATAGATGCAAGGCCATTTTCTTCTCAAGTGTTGGCATGTTTGCCGCCGTTGCCTTGGTCTGTGTCTTCGGAAGACCTTTCAAATCCCATCAGACAGGACTTACGTCATTTACGCATATTTAGTGTGGACCCACCAG GATGCAAGGATATTGATGATGCATTGCACTGTACATCTCTTCCAAATGGAAACTTTGAAGTCGGTGTTC ATATTGCTGATGTCACGAATTTCGTCCACCCTGGAACCCCGCTTGATACTGAAGCTACACAAAGAGGAACTTCTACCTACCTTGTTGAACGTCGTATTGACATGCTTCCTAAGCCTCTTACAGAAG ATATATGTTCACTTCGGGCTGATGTGGAGAGGCTAGCGTTTTCAGTTATTTGG GAAATGACTCCCGACACACATGTTATATCAACCAGATATACAAAGAGTGTTATCAAGTCATGTGCTGCTTTGTCTTACGTTGAAGCTCAAGCAAGGATGGATGACAG CCGCCTAATGGATCCAGTGACTGTAGATTTGAGGAATATGAACATGTTAGCAAAG ATAATGAGGCAAAAGCGTATTGAAAGAGGGGCCATAACACTTGCTTCTGCCGAAGTCAAATTCCAAGTTGACACTGAGACCCATGATCCACTTGATGTTG GTATGTATCAAATCCGAGAAGCTAACCAAATGGTTGAAGAGTTTATGCTTGCTGCTAACGTTGCAGTTGCAGAACAAATCCTTAAGAACTTCCCTCAGTGCTCACTACTAAG GCGCCATCCTAGTCCCACAAAAGAGATGCTCGAACCGTTGTTGCGTACTGCTGCCTCTGTTGGCCTTGACTTAGATGTGTCATCATCCAAAGCACTTGCTGACTCACTTGACCGTGCTGTG GGTGATGATCCATACTTTAATAAGCTGATCCGTATTCTGGCCACAAGGTGTATGACACAG GCTGTATACTTCTGTAGTGGGGATCTTACCCCTCCAGAGTTTCATCATTATGGACTTGCTGCACCTCTGTATACACATTTCACCTCTCCAATTAGAAGATATGCAG ATGTTATAGTGCACAGGTTGCTTGCTGCATCTTTAGGAATATACAAGCTGCCAACCATATTCCAGGACCAACCACAACTTACCAGCATCGCAGACA ATTTAAATTATAGGCATAGGAATGCTCAAATGGCAAGTCGCTCTTCCATTGAGCTTCATACGATAATATTCTTCAGAAAAAG GCCTACCGACACCGAAGCCAGAATTGTGAAAATTAGAGCAAACGGATTTATCGTTTTCGTACCCAA GTATGGTATCGAAGGGCCAGTGTACTTAACAATGAGAGGTGAGAAAGGCGGGGGAGAATGGGTTGTGGATGAGCAACAGCAGAGGATAAAAAAGATTGATGGGTCGGTTTCTTATGGTGTTCTTCAGACTGTTCAGATTCATATGGAGGTTGTTGAACCACAACCCAACCGGCCTAAACTTCAACTCACTCTCATTTAA